One window from the genome of Leucobacter aridicollis encodes:
- a CDS encoding carbon-nitrogen hydrolase family protein has protein sequence MTHHTVAIVQYPPVVLDLKASIARAVDHVLEAADAGARLVVFPETWLTCYPAWAFGMAGWDDAEARHWHARLLAESPVIGRRADSEDELADLRAVAANRQVTIVIGLNERSGSGGTLYNSILTIGPDGSTLNLHRKLVPTHSERIIWGAGDAAGLRAVDTPVGMVGGLVCWEHWMPLARQALHATGEEIHIAAWPETSDIHQVAARSYAFEGRCFVLSAGLFLAVEDLPETLREPFRIGVGPEAPTSGLLFDGGSSIIGPDGNYVVEPVRGRQGIVLGDIDLSAIDRAHHDLDVVGHSARNDVFELKVDARRREGVVVQRD, from the coding sequence ATGACGCATCACACCGTCGCCATCGTCCAGTATCCGCCAGTTGTGCTCGACCTGAAAGCGTCGATTGCGCGCGCGGTCGACCATGTCTTAGAGGCAGCTGATGCCGGCGCACGCCTCGTCGTGTTCCCCGAAACCTGGCTGACGTGTTACCCAGCGTGGGCGTTCGGCATGGCCGGATGGGACGATGCCGAAGCCCGCCACTGGCATGCCCGGCTGCTTGCGGAGAGCCCGGTCATCGGCAGGCGAGCTGACTCCGAAGACGAACTTGCAGACCTCCGGGCAGTTGCCGCGAACCGGCAGGTGACTATCGTCATCGGCTTGAACGAGAGATCCGGCAGCGGAGGCACCCTCTACAACAGCATTCTCACGATCGGCCCAGACGGCTCAACGCTCAACCTCCACCGGAAGCTCGTGCCCACTCACTCCGAGCGAATCATTTGGGGGGCGGGAGACGCTGCCGGACTCCGGGCGGTCGACACCCCAGTTGGCATGGTTGGTGGCCTCGTCTGCTGGGAACACTGGATGCCGCTCGCCCGTCAGGCACTGCACGCCACCGGGGAGGAAATCCATATCGCAGCGTGGCCGGAAACAAGTGATATTCACCAGGTGGCAGCTCGGAGCTACGCGTTCGAAGGGCGCTGCTTTGTGCTCTCGGCTGGACTGTTCCTCGCAGTTGAAGACCTTCCGGAGACGCTCCGTGAGCCGTTTCGGATCGGGGTGGGCCCGGAGGCTCCCACCTCCGGCCTCCTCTTCGACGGCGGGTCGTCAATCATTGGCCCAGACGGAAACTACGTCGTCGAGCCAGTGCGCGGCCGACAGGGAATCGTGCTTGGCGACATCGACCTGAGCGCGATCGATCGCGCTCACCACGATCTCGACGTCGTCGGGCACTCGGCTCGCAACGATGTCTTCGAGCTGAAGGTCGACGCCCGCCGGCGCGAGGGAGTCGTGGTGCAGCGCGACTAA
- a CDS encoding sensor histidine kinase, which translates to MARAHTHPRPRPDEEAYRRSASQIGWQVMAVCAALVVIGGGVILAFVFWQTTPSEVAKPVQPGEIEVRLDPGELILATALLATGAIICAGLAARLIARRAVYPLDEAFRLQRRFVADVSHELRTPLAVIDARAQQLSALTPPGDSRHAVLLELRQDARIMAEVIDAMLTTTSGAPHESGTAPLAETIATVARDLSEVAKPYGVTLVAESDDLVVAAPVQAVRRCLVALADNALDHAPAGSVITITGTARGGEAVVTVQDTGDGIQGITPDRVFDRFAQGTQPATARGAARTSRGIGLALVRELCEAHGGTVRVANSRPGGTTFELTLPLADTNGRQ; encoded by the coding sequence ATGGCGCGAGCGCACACACACCCGCGGCCGCGGCCTGACGAAGAGGCCTACCGCCGGTCCGCCTCACAGATCGGCTGGCAGGTCATGGCGGTGTGCGCGGCGCTCGTGGTGATTGGCGGCGGCGTGATCCTCGCCTTCGTGTTCTGGCAGACGACACCATCCGAAGTAGCGAAGCCAGTCCAGCCCGGGGAAATCGAGGTGCGGCTCGACCCAGGCGAGCTCATCCTCGCGACAGCCCTGCTCGCTACCGGTGCCATCATCTGCGCCGGGCTCGCCGCGCGCCTCATCGCGCGCCGCGCCGTCTACCCGCTGGATGAGGCGTTTCGGCTGCAGCGACGCTTCGTCGCCGACGTGAGCCACGAGCTTCGCACGCCGCTCGCGGTCATCGACGCGCGCGCTCAGCAGCTCTCGGCGCTCACCCCACCCGGGGACTCGCGTCACGCAGTGCTGCTCGAGCTCAGGCAAGACGCCAGGATCATGGCCGAAGTGATCGACGCGATGCTCACGACGACATCTGGCGCTCCACACGAATCGGGAACGGCGCCGCTCGCCGAGACCATAGCCACAGTCGCCCGCGACCTCAGCGAGGTCGCCAAGCCGTACGGCGTGACGCTCGTGGCTGAAAGCGACGACCTCGTCGTCGCTGCCCCGGTGCAGGCGGTGCGGCGCTGCCTGGTCGCCCTCGCAGACAACGCGCTCGACCACGCCCCCGCCGGAAGCGTCATCACGATCACAGGCACAGCGCGCGGCGGCGAGGCGGTCGTGACTGTGCAGGACACCGGCGATGGGATACAGGGCATCACCCCCGACCGCGTGTTCGACAGGTTCGCGCAGGGTACCCAGCCGGCAACTGCCCGAGGCGCCGCGCGCACGAGCCGCGGCATCGGACTCGCGCTCGTGCGCGAACTCTGCGAGGCACACGGGGGCACCGTGCGCGTCGCGAACTCGAGGCCAGGTGGCACTACCTTCGAGCTCACCCTCCCGCTCGCTGACACGAATGGCAGGCAGTAG
- a CDS encoding purine-cytosine permease family protein yields MSTHSTPPTIETRSIDYVPRAERRGKVWHQGPFWFTGNFVILTMLVGFTGPTMGLSVPWTVLAIVLGAGSGTFFMAFHANQGPRMGLPQMIQSRAQFGSRGAIIPFIATVFVYVGFMVFDTIIGTQGIQTVAPGGDFFWYPVLIVVSIVIAIVGHDLLHVVQRWLTYILIVTFGIVTVLAIFVLPTAAGAPGLSAGWNTAAFFVQFSLAAGFNLSYSVYVSDYSRYLPEDAPAGKLIGWTYAGAAGSAIWLMSLGAVLSSKIPNVDGIPALMQTGDLLFPGFGTIVVLVGSVALITIMGVNAYGAMLTGISAVDGFKRMRPTVTLRVVSLALVGALALVVALSIPDDYLDSFNSFVTLMLYFLVPWTAVNLVDFYFVRHGRYAITEIFNPNGIYGRWAWRGLVSYLAGFVVAIPFFSLPIYTGPVAHALGGADLSFVPAIIVSGGLYFLLTRGQDRTAEAAAILQSERTLEGPR; encoded by the coding sequence ATGTCGACGCACTCCACTCCACCGACGATCGAAACGAGATCGATCGATTACGTCCCCCGAGCCGAACGCCGAGGCAAGGTCTGGCACCAGGGCCCCTTCTGGTTCACCGGAAACTTCGTGATCCTCACCATGCTCGTTGGGTTCACCGGGCCGACAATGGGCCTTAGCGTCCCGTGGACCGTGCTCGCGATCGTGCTCGGCGCCGGGTCTGGCACTTTCTTCATGGCCTTTCACGCGAACCAGGGCCCCCGAATGGGGCTCCCCCAGATGATCCAGTCTCGTGCCCAGTTCGGCTCACGTGGCGCAATCATTCCCTTCATCGCGACGGTCTTCGTCTACGTGGGGTTCATGGTGTTTGACACCATCATCGGCACTCAAGGCATCCAGACCGTCGCGCCTGGCGGCGACTTCTTCTGGTACCCCGTGCTTATCGTCGTCTCGATCGTGATCGCCATCGTGGGCCACGACCTCCTGCATGTCGTGCAACGCTGGCTCACCTACATTCTCATCGTCACCTTCGGCATCGTGACAGTTCTCGCGATCTTCGTGCTGCCCACCGCCGCAGGAGCGCCGGGCCTCAGCGCAGGCTGGAACACCGCCGCGTTCTTTGTTCAGTTCTCACTCGCTGCGGGCTTTAACCTCAGCTACTCGGTCTATGTCTCGGACTATTCCCGGTACCTTCCAGAAGACGCTCCGGCGGGCAAGCTCATCGGCTGGACGTACGCCGGCGCGGCCGGCTCCGCAATATGGCTGATGTCCCTCGGCGCGGTACTCAGCAGCAAGATCCCGAACGTCGATGGCATTCCCGCCCTCATGCAAACTGGTGACCTGCTGTTCCCGGGCTTCGGCACCATTGTCGTTCTCGTGGGGTCGGTAGCGCTCATCACGATCATGGGCGTGAACGCGTACGGAGCCATGCTCACCGGCATTAGCGCAGTCGATGGGTTCAAGCGCATGCGGCCAACCGTCACGCTCAGGGTTGTGAGCCTCGCACTCGTTGGGGCCCTCGCCCTCGTCGTCGCGCTCTCAATCCCAGACGACTACCTCGACAGCTTCAACTCATTCGTGACACTCATGCTCTACTTCTTGGTGCCGTGGACCGCGGTGAATCTCGTCGACTTCTACTTCGTGCGCCACGGCCGCTATGCCATCACCGAGATCTTCAACCCCAACGGAATCTATGGCCGTTGGGCGTGGCGCGGACTTGTGTCGTACCTTGCGGGTTTCGTTGTCGCGATCCCGTTCTTCTCGCTCCCGATTTATACAGGCCCTGTCGCACACGCCCTCGGAGGCGCTGATCTATCGTTCGTGCCAGCAATCATCGTCTCCGGCGGCCTGTATTTCCTCCTGACGCGCGGGCAAGACCGCACCGCCGAAGCGGCAGCGATCCTGCAGAGTGAACGCACGCTCGAAGGACCTCGCTGA
- a CDS encoding FtsW/RodA/SpoVE family cell cycle protein translates to MRQQRVVLDEPRVTRPGIVPAGSGRLRTLTIALLTIVLLLVAVGVLMVQSASQVAAISSGRNPLGGVLRQGAYAAIGIGLMLAISRVPTAALRRYSWLLLAIGFFLQILVYTPLGYEAGGNRNWLRLGPISMQPAEFMKFVLLVWVSAVLAAKRRLLGEWVHVAIPILPVVAASMLINILGGDLGTLLVLAALVFGCLYFSRVRLRILAGIAAVAAIGIAAMTLMKPNRVVRIMHFFEVDCLRDAEHAYAGCWQTLNGFWALAQGGLFGTGVGGSTAKWHWLPEAENDFVFAILGEELGFVGAATVIALFVALAAVLLALGTCTDSPFARAVFGGLAVWVSAQMIVNIAVVLGFVPVLGVPLPFISAGGTSLLSLLLAVGVALSCVREAGMHAAPAQGVRAK, encoded by the coding sequence GTGCGGCAGCAGCGGGTCGTCCTCGACGAGCCTCGTGTCACGAGGCCGGGAATCGTTCCGGCCGGGAGCGGGAGACTGCGCACGCTGACGATCGCGCTCCTCACAATCGTGCTGCTGCTCGTCGCCGTCGGAGTGCTCATGGTGCAGTCGGCGAGCCAGGTCGCCGCGATCTCTTCTGGGAGAAATCCGCTCGGAGGCGTGCTCAGGCAGGGCGCGTACGCGGCGATCGGGATCGGCCTCATGCTTGCGATCAGCAGAGTGCCGACTGCGGCGCTGCGCCGATACTCCTGGCTACTACTCGCGATTGGCTTCTTCCTCCAGATCCTCGTCTACACGCCCCTCGGCTACGAAGCCGGCGGCAACCGGAACTGGCTGAGGCTCGGCCCGATATCGATGCAGCCAGCAGAGTTCATGAAATTCGTGCTGCTCGTCTGGGTCTCGGCAGTGCTCGCCGCGAAGCGCCGGCTGCTCGGCGAATGGGTGCACGTCGCGATCCCGATCCTGCCCGTCGTCGCGGCGTCGATGCTCATCAACATCCTCGGCGGCGATCTCGGCACGCTGCTCGTGCTCGCCGCTCTCGTGTTCGGGTGCCTCTACTTCTCGCGCGTGCGGCTCCGAATCCTTGCGGGAATTGCGGCAGTGGCGGCCATCGGCATCGCAGCCATGACGCTCATGAAGCCCAACAGGGTTGTGCGCATCATGCATTTCTTCGAAGTTGACTGCCTGCGCGACGCCGAGCATGCGTACGCGGGGTGCTGGCAGACGCTCAACGGGTTCTGGGCGCTCGCGCAGGGCGGTCTTTTCGGGACCGGCGTTGGCGGCTCGACAGCGAAGTGGCACTGGCTGCCCGAGGCCGAGAACGACTTCGTCTTTGCGATCCTTGGCGAAGAACTCGGGTTTGTCGGCGCCGCGACAGTGATCGCCCTGTTCGTCGCGCTCGCCGCAGTGCTGCTCGCGCTTGGCACCTGCACCGACAGCCCGTTCGCGCGCGCGGTGTTCGGTGGGCTCGCCGTGTGGGTGTCAGCGCAGATGATCGTGAACATCGCCGTCGTGCTTGGATTCGTGCCCGTGCTCGGCGTTCCGCTCCCATTCATCTCGGCAGGTGGCACGTCGCTACTCTCCCTCCTGCTCGCGGTTGGGGTCGCGCTCTCATGCGTGCGCGAGGCTGGCATGCACGCAGCCCCAGCCCAGGGCGTTCGCGCGAAGTGA
- a CDS encoding response regulator transcription factor: protein MLRLLIVEDDPRLGPIMRDVLAAHWDVELVSNAEDAEQRVAATQFDVVIVDRGLPGMAGEQWVRELRRRRVETPVLLLTALGELHDKVEGLDAGANDYLVKPFEFEELNARLRALTRRYDGAGPRYDIGGWEFSPEDQRIESPYEGSVQLTSTETALLSVLVAEPGRTFSREELLARVFAHGERDTTVETYVHYLRRKTDKDLIETVRGRGYRLGRLG from the coding sequence GTGCTGCGGCTACTCATCGTCGAAGACGACCCACGCCTCGGCCCGATCATGCGCGACGTGCTCGCCGCGCACTGGGATGTTGAGCTTGTCTCAAACGCCGAGGATGCGGAGCAGCGCGTGGCCGCGACACAGTTCGACGTGGTGATCGTCGACCGCGGTCTTCCAGGAATGGCAGGCGAACAGTGGGTGCGCGAGCTGCGGCGCCGGCGGGTGGAGACTCCGGTGCTGCTGCTCACCGCGCTTGGCGAACTGCATGACAAGGTCGAAGGGCTCGACGCAGGCGCCAACGACTACCTCGTGAAACCCTTCGAATTCGAAGAACTGAACGCGAGGCTTCGCGCGCTCACCCGCCGCTACGACGGCGCGGGCCCGCGCTACGACATCGGTGGGTGGGAATTCTCGCCGGAGGATCAACGCATCGAATCCCCGTACGAGGGGAGCGTGCAGCTTACGAGCACCGAGACAGCCCTGCTCTCGGTGCTCGTCGCCGAACCTGGCCGCACGTTCTCACGCGAGGAGCTGCTCGCGCGCGTATTCGCACACGGGGAGCGCGACACGACCGTCGAAACATACGTGCATTACCTGCGACGCAAGACCGACAAAGACCTCATCGAGACTGTCCGCGGGCGAGGGTACAGGCTCGGCCGGCTCGGTTAG
- a CDS encoding TetR/AcrR family transcriptional regulator yields MARQLDHEARDRAVVEAAWRVIAREGMTALTVRSVAKEADLAPSSLRYSFPTQSSVRERAISAVLERLQERVEELPRDSDWGKNALLELMPVDGEKHTEAVVWLALEMAAVADAELQPVRARANAYIRSVCHDVAEWLGSTSEDLVDQLHAFVDGLTLHVVVRDECTPSWAERALLIYLAEVRARIASTAA; encoded by the coding sequence ATGGCAAGACAGCTCGACCACGAAGCGCGAGATCGAGCTGTTGTTGAGGCGGCATGGCGCGTCATCGCCCGCGAAGGGATGACGGCGCTCACCGTGCGAAGCGTGGCAAAAGAAGCGGACCTGGCGCCAAGCTCGCTCCGGTACTCCTTCCCCACACAAAGCAGTGTCCGTGAGCGCGCAATATCTGCCGTGCTCGAACGGCTGCAAGAGCGAGTCGAGGAGCTTCCGCGAGACAGCGACTGGGGCAAGAACGCGCTCCTGGAACTCATGCCTGTCGATGGCGAGAAGCACACCGAGGCGGTCGTGTGGCTTGCGCTTGAGATGGCTGCGGTCGCCGACGCGGAACTGCAGCCTGTCAGGGCGCGAGCGAACGCCTACATTCGAAGTGTGTGCCACGATGTCGCCGAGTGGCTTGGGTCGACTTCGGAGGACCTTGTCGACCAATTGCACGCATTCGTCGACGGGCTGACTTTGCATGTTGTGGTCCGTGACGAGTGCACTCCAAGCTGGGCGGAGCGCGCGCTCCTGATCTACCTGGCGGAAGTTCGCGCGCGGATCGCATCGACCGCCGCGTAG